A single genomic interval of Topomyia yanbarensis strain Yona2022 unplaced genomic scaffold, ASM3024719v1 HiC_scaffold_98, whole genome shotgun sequence harbors:
- the LOC131696245 gene encoding uncharacterized protein LOC131696245: protein MKMNVAKNFIERVTRLTTDNTTNIQHTIFQHLRRNNYPATLINRLIQRSKNTTHEDASNTAPLTIRNHSQSISTCNHSPTVPPNEQIYRSLPHVPTLSTSISKMLKPDYPNVKIATKPINTVSKLLPNTKDSVDPLLQSNIIYSLSCDNCTMSYLGMTRNQLRTRLYGHKSNITQYHKLIADGTTDSNEQLISLGEKTALIEHMIQHNHTFDLTKAKIIDRTYRPTALPILEMCHIKNTLNTVNHRTDVDGLNTTYAGILHTLRTTNTRRNKASEPDTSNRTLLAHDR from the coding sequence ATGAAGATGAACGTAGCCAAAAACTTTATCGAAAGAGTAACTCGACTCACTACGGATAATACCACCAACATACAGCATACAATTTTCCAGCATCTCCGCCGTAATAATTACCCCGCCACACTCATAAACAGGCTCATACAACGGTCTAAAAACACCACGCACGAAGATGCCTCCAACACTGCACCATTAACCATAAGAAACCACAGTCAAAGCATATCAACATGCAATCACAGTCCAACAGTCCCACCGAACGAACAGATATATAGATCCCTGCCGCACGTGCCAACACTCAGTACATCCATATCGAAAATGCTCAAACCAGACTATCCCAATGTAAAAATAGCTACAAAGCCTATCAACACAGTATCAAAACTACTGCCAAACACAAAAGACTCGGTTGACCCATTGCTGCAGTCTAATATCATTTACAGCCTGTCATGCGATAATTGCACAATGAGTTATTTGGGCATGACACGCAACCAGCTTAGAACCAGGCTATATGGCCATAAAAGCAATATTACCCAGTACCACAAACTGATAGCTGATGGTACGACCGACAGCAACGAACAGCTGATCAGTCTCGGAGAGAAGACTGCCCTCATCGAACACATGATACAACACAACCATACCTTCGATCTTACCAAAGCCAAAATTATTGACAGAACCTATCGACCGACGGCTCTCCCGATACTAGAAATGTGCCACATCAAGAACACACTCAACACCGTAAATCATCGCACCGATGTGGACGGGCTCAACACAACTTACGCAGGCATTCTACATACACTCAGAACTACCAATACTCGCCGCAATAAAGCTTCCGAACCAGACACAAGTAATAGAACACTTTTGGCCCATGATAGATAG
- the LOC131696243 gene encoding uncharacterized protein LOC131696243: MKMNVAKNFIERVTRLTTDNTTNIQHTIFQHLRRNNYPATLINRLIQRSKNTTHEDASNTAPLTIRNHSQSISTCNHSPTVPPNEQIYRSLPHVPTLSTSIAKMLKPDYPNVKIATKPINTVSKLLPNTKDSVDPLLQSNIIYSLSCDNCTMSYLGMTRNQLRTRLYGHKSNINQYHKLIADGTTDSNEQLISLGEKTALIEHMIQHNHTFDLTKAKIIDRTYRPTALPILEMCHITNTLNTVNHRTDVDGLNTTYAGILHTLRTTNTRRNKASEPDTSNRTLLAHDR, from the coding sequence ATGAAGATGAACGTAGCCAAAAACTTTATCGAAAGAGTAACTCGACTCACTACGGATAATACCACCAACATACAGCATACAATTTTCCAGCATCTCCGCCGTAATAATTACCCCGCCACACTCATAAACAGGCTCATACAACGGTCTAAAAACACCACGCACGAAGATGCCTCCAACACTGCACCATTAACCATAAGAAACCACAGTCAAAGCATATCAACATGCAATCACAGTCCAACAGTCCCACCGAACGAACAGATATATAGATCCCTGCCGCACGTGCCAACACTCAGTACATCCATAGCGAAAATGCTCAAACCAGACTATCCCAATGTAAAAATAGCTACAAAGCCTATCAACACAGTATCAAAACTACTGCCAAACACAAAAGACTCGGTTGACCCATTGCTGCAGTCTAATATCATTTACAGCCTGTCATGCGATAATTGCACAATGAGTTATTTGGGCATGACACGCAACCAGCTTAGAACCAGGCTATATGGCCATAAAAGCAATATTAACCAGTACCACAAACTGATAGCTGATGGTACGACCGACAGCAACGAACAGCTGATCAGTCTCGGAGAGAAGACTGCCCTCATCGAACACATGATACAACACAACCATACCTTCGATCTTACCAAAGCCAAAATTATTGACAGAACCTATCGACCGACGGCTCTCCCGATACTAGAAATGTGCCACATCACGAACACACTCAACACCGTAAATCATCGCACCGATGTGGACGGGCTCAACACAACTTACGCAGGCATTCTACATACACTCAGAACTACCAATACTCGCCGCAATAAAGCTTCCGAACCAGACACAAGTAATAGAACACTTTTGGCCCATGATAGATAG